The Nitrospira tepida genome includes a window with the following:
- a CDS encoding TIGR04255 family protein produces the protein MQPYPNPPIKEALVDIRVDPLPSSTLPTLEALHDQIREHYPTKKARHRWEGSVEIQEDRLISAAQRHLGRDGFLFYSQDEQQIVQYRLDGFTFNRLRPYPSQGWPVIRTEAKGLWELYLRTAQPQRIVRIGLRYINQINIPGQQVKLEDYLTEPPRVPAALPQTLEYFLTRLVIPLPALEAKAIITQSLVPVAAPDTTSLILDIDVLTEAPRPPDTASIWDVLERFREFKNTIFKSSLTPRTEELFR, from the coding sequence ATGCAGCCATACCCCAATCCGCCCATCAAGGAGGCTCTCGTTGACATAAGAGTTGACCCATTGCCATCCTCCACGTTGCCCACCCTTGAGGCTCTCCACGACCAGATCCGCGAACACTATCCCACAAAGAAAGCACGACATCGTTGGGAGGGTTCCGTCGAGATTCAGGAGGATCGGCTCATCTCAGCCGCCCAGCGACATTTGGGACGCGATGGCTTTCTGTTTTACTCCCAAGATGAACAACAGATCGTCCAGTACCGACTTGATGGGTTTACTTTTAACCGGCTGCGTCCTTATCCTAGCCAGGGCTGGCCGGTGATCCGCACGGAGGCCAAGGGGCTCTGGGAGCTCTATCTCCGCACCGCACAGCCGCAACGCATCGTTCGTATTGGTCTCCGATACATCAATCAAATCAACATACCCGGTCAACAGGTCAAACTGGAGGACTACCTTACTGAACCACCTCGTGTTCCAGCAGCTCTCCCGCAGACGCTTGAGTACTTCCTTACGCGCCTTGTCATCCCCCTGCCCGCACTGGAGGCGAAAGCGATTATTACCCAATCGCTGGTGCCTGTCGCTGCTCCCGATACCACCTCTCTCATTCTTGACATCGATGTCTTGACAGAGGCCCCCAGGCCCCCCGATACTGCCAGCATATGGGACGTTCTTGAGCGATTTCGGGAATTCAAGAACACGATCTTCAAGTCGAGCCTGACCCCTAGGACCGAGGAGCTGTTCCGATGA
- a CDS encoding Fur family transcriptional regulator, with translation MALNVMLGDEELRRRFRACGLRLTPQRAAIYRALVATTSHPTAETLYASVRRTYPNLSQNTVYYTLSALRRAGLVQEVNFGHDGARFDGNVTPHHHLICTACHRIEDVMDERLDRLSLAAPVTKRFEVRRHRVEFYGFCERCRRKQQGTGGRR, from the coding sequence ATGGCGCTGAACGTGATGCTGGGGGATGAGGAGCTTCGCCGTCGCTTCCGCGCGTGCGGATTGCGGCTGACGCCTCAGCGCGCCGCCATCTATCGCGCGCTGGTCGCGACGACCAGCCATCCGACGGCGGAGACGCTCTATGCGTCGGTCAGGCGGACCTACCCGAACCTGTCGCAGAATACCGTCTATTACACTCTCAGCGCGCTCCGGCGGGCGGGGCTGGTGCAGGAAGTCAACTTTGGACACGATGGGGCGCGATTCGACGGGAACGTCACCCCTCACCACCATCTCATCTGCACTGCCTGTCACCGTATCGAAGATGTCATGGACGAACGGTTGGATCGGCTTTCGCTGGCGGCCCCCGTCACGAAGAGATTTGAGGTCCGCCGCCACCGGGTCGAGTTCTACGGGTTCTGCGAGCGATGCCGCCGCAAGCAACAGGGCACGGGAGGCAGGCGATAA
- a CDS encoding rubrerythrin family protein — MGKSLNGTKSHENLKHAFAGESQANRRYLYFARRADIEGYPDIGGLFRDTSEAETGHAFGHLDFLKEVGDPATGVPIGNTEANLKAAIEGETYEYTQMYPGMAKTAREEGFAELAEWFETLAKAERSHANRFTKGLEGLNKG; from the coding sequence ATGGGGAAGAGTTTGAATGGGACCAAGAGCCATGAAAATCTCAAGCACGCCTTTGCCGGCGAATCCCAGGCCAATCGCCGGTATCTCTACTTCGCCCGACGGGCGGATATCGAAGGGTATCCGGACATCGGCGGCCTCTTCCGGGATACCTCGGAGGCGGAAACCGGCCATGCATTCGGGCATTTGGATTTTCTCAAAGAGGTCGGCGATCCCGCGACCGGCGTCCCGATCGGCAACACCGAGGCCAATTTGAAGGCCGCGATCGAGGGAGAGACCTACGAGTACACGCAGATGTATCCGGGCATGGCCAAGACCGCGCGGGAGGAAGGATTTGCCGAGTTGGCCGAATGGTTCGAAACGCTGGCCAAGGCCGAGCGTTCGCATGCAAACCGGTTTACCAAGGGGCTGGAGGGGCTCAACAAGGGTTGA
- a CDS encoding alginate export family protein: MTTRPPSMIALSLSSVAGLILLATMLLALSPATSAETIEELRMQLEQMEERQQAERDEMKRRMAQIEGRAPAPPEAPKPKLRVWLRKPEQLRPSGPVACPGFMECPPEPKLHLEAPAPADGPEWQLELQGYTRFRFNLYDNFSDQQFAPDGTLQHGSSASFNTFRKEDDRLRFSTLRGYATAAVKKGPFMAVASLNYAGDNFNDGVLLGNDRAPMGPAGQREFQVDTQLLYLQYNGWAQVRLGRQMNHVGNGIVGHIVRDSVTALKQWNDQFSMQITYVMGAMGRSITNSSGSGISQTTLQKLNTSSATEEGLDGAMLIFNYRPTPKNRLQFFIWRMWDTTQGGVYKQNQYLDANGSGRIGPLDYAFEYAYLGGTSPIVSDDGSGIHGRRERNSAHLAYLDLRYRFDLTALIPERPDFLSLGATFGFGSGDKNPDDGTNRNFDSLFLDETGFRYNFLFSDDIHGFNGRGFDSRRGSGFTNVTFAQPYAILRPIADFQIKVAWTWLQASVAQPAGTGVLGPRPLLHPALSYSRTAVGGPTKDIGQEFDVLVDYVYGPVRLFSYFGMFLPGRLYAPHQDNALKYEVGVEYRF, encoded by the coding sequence ATGACCACACGACCCCCGTCCATGATCGCGCTGTCATTGTCTTCCGTCGCTGGCTTGATCTTGCTTGCAACGATGCTGCTGGCCCTCTCTCCTGCGACCTCGGCGGAGACGATTGAGGAATTGCGAATGCAGCTTGAGCAGATGGAGGAGCGGCAGCAGGCCGAACGGGACGAGATGAAACGGCGCATGGCGCAGATCGAAGGCAGGGCGCCCGCACCGCCGGAAGCGCCGAAGCCGAAGCTCCGCGTGTGGCTTCGAAAACCGGAGCAACTCCGTCCATCCGGCCCGGTCGCCTGTCCGGGATTCATGGAATGTCCGCCCGAACCGAAACTGCACCTGGAGGCGCCGGCTCCGGCGGACGGACCGGAGTGGCAACTCGAACTCCAGGGATACACCCGCTTTCGATTCAATCTGTACGACAACTTTTCTGACCAGCAGTTCGCGCCGGACGGCACCCTTCAGCACGGCTCATCAGCCTCGTTCAATACGTTCAGGAAAGAAGACGACCGCCTCCGTTTCAGCACCCTCCGCGGGTATGCCACGGCCGCGGTCAAGAAAGGGCCGTTCATGGCGGTGGCGTCCCTCAATTATGCCGGGGACAATTTCAACGACGGGGTGTTGCTCGGCAACGACCGCGCGCCGATGGGGCCCGCGGGCCAGCGCGAATTCCAGGTCGATACCCAACTCTTGTACCTCCAATACAACGGCTGGGCACAGGTGCGGTTGGGACGGCAAATGAACCACGTGGGGAACGGCATTGTCGGGCATATCGTGCGGGACAGCGTCACGGCACTGAAACAGTGGAACGACCAATTCAGCATGCAGATCACGTATGTCATGGGGGCCATGGGCCGCAGCATCACTAACAGCTCCGGGTCCGGCATCAGCCAGACCACCCTGCAGAAGCTGAACACTTCGTCGGCGACCGAAGAAGGCCTCGATGGGGCCATGCTGATCTTCAACTATCGGCCCACACCGAAGAACCGGTTGCAATTCTTTATCTGGCGGATGTGGGATACGACCCAGGGCGGCGTCTATAAGCAGAATCAATACCTCGACGCAAACGGATCTGGCCGGATCGGCCCGCTCGACTATGCCTTCGAGTATGCCTATTTGGGCGGGACCTCTCCGATCGTCTCCGACGACGGCAGCGGGATACACGGCAGACGCGAGCGGAACAGCGCCCATCTGGCCTATCTGGACCTTCGGTACCGGTTCGACTTGACGGCGCTCATCCCCGAACGGCCCGACTTCCTGTCCCTCGGCGCGACCTTCGGGTTCGGCAGCGGCGACAAGAACCCCGACGATGGGACGAACCGCAATTTCGACAGCCTATTCCTCGACGAAACCGGATTCCGTTACAATTTCCTGTTCTCGGACGACATCCATGGCTTTAACGGCAGAGGGTTCGACAGCCGGCGGGGGTCTGGCTTCACCAACGTGACCTTCGCGCAACCCTACGCGATCCTCCGTCCAATCGCGGATTTCCAAATCAAGGTTGCCTGGACCTGGCTGCAAGCCTCGGTCGCCCAGCCGGCCGGGACCGGGGTCCTGGGGCCCCGGCCGCTCCTGCACCCGGCCCTCTCCTACAGCCGGACGGCCGTCGGAGGGCCGACCAAAGACATCGGACAGGAGTTCGATGTCCTGGTCGATTATGTATACGGCCCGGTTCGCCTGTTCTCATACTTCGGCATGTTCCTTCCCGGCCGCCTCTATGCGCCCCATCAGGACAATGCGCTGAAGTATGAAGTCGGCGTCGAGTATCGATTTTGA
- the rfbC gene encoding dTDP-4-dehydrorhamnose 3,5-epimerase, protein MRISPMSLPEVLLIEPDLYRDARGSFFEIHRADRYGALGIDAVFVQDNFSRSRQGVLRGLHYQLGRPQGKLVTVVTGRVYDAAVDIRVGSPTFGQWVGYELSGDDPVQLYIPPGFAHGFCVLSETADFLYKCTDVYSPQDERGILWSDPDLAIPWPVSNPQLSPKDQMYRPLKEMQGELPLYRPSAQETSNVKR, encoded by the coding sequence GTGCGCATCAGTCCGATGTCGTTGCCGGAGGTGCTGCTGATCGAACCGGACCTGTACCGCGACGCCCGTGGCTCGTTTTTCGAAATTCATCGGGCGGACCGGTATGGCGCATTGGGGATCGACGCCGTCTTTGTCCAGGATAATTTTTCCCGTTCACGGCAGGGCGTGCTGCGGGGACTGCATTATCAGTTGGGGCGCCCTCAGGGAAAACTGGTCACGGTCGTCACGGGCCGGGTCTACGATGCCGCGGTCGATATCCGGGTCGGATCACCGACGTTCGGCCAATGGGTCGGCTATGAGTTGTCCGGAGACGATCCTGTACAGTTGTATATTCCGCCCGGCTTCGCCCATGGGTTCTGCGTGTTGAGCGAGACCGCCGATTTTCTGTACAAGTGCACCGATGTCTATTCGCCGCAGGACGAACGCGGCATCCTCTGGAGCGACCCGGATCTGGCCATCCCCTGGCCCGTCTCGAATCCTCAGCTCTCGCCGAAGGATCAAATGTATCGTCCCCTAAAGGAGATGCAGGGGGAACTGCCGCTGTACCGCCCCTCCGCGCAAGAAACGTCAAACGTTAAACGCTAG
- a CDS encoding heterodisulfide reductase-related iron-sulfur binding cluster: MKGLSLLTPVPPADLKRETDRIFEICDGCRRCFNLCPSFNTLFDRIDAQEGDLTKLRSEDYSRLVDECYYCKLCYNHCPYTPPHQYEIDFPRLMIAWKQQKAREQGASWRDRLLVKTDLIGSMGSRFASLVNRVLGLSWVRSLLDQALGIHRERRLLPFQRETFARWWGRRPPANQPAKAHGKVALFASCLVNYQATDVGRATVQVLEKNGYEVVVPEQRCCGMPSFDLGDVEAIRQAARANLRSLRPFVDQGYDVVVPVPSCSLMLKREYPYLLPGEDAAKVAERTFDVCEYLMRAKRAGRLATDFVRKPGRVAYQIPCHLRDQNIGFKSKELMETAGAQVEVIERCSGHDGSWAAKTEFFDLSMKIAKKAIREIDQVPADLVASDCPLAGLQLDQAGNGLQAFAGKRTLHPIQIVRDAYGLPS; encoded by the coding sequence ATGAAGGGTTTGAGCCTGCTGACGCCGGTTCCGCCGGCTGACCTCAAACGGGAAACGGATCGCATTTTCGAAATCTGCGACGGATGCCGGCGCTGTTTCAACCTGTGTCCGTCGTTCAACACCCTCTTCGATCGGATCGATGCGCAGGAAGGCGACCTGACCAAGCTCCGTTCCGAAGATTACAGCCGGTTGGTGGACGAGTGTTACTACTGCAAGCTCTGCTACAACCACTGTCCCTACACGCCGCCCCATCAGTATGAGATCGACTTCCCGCGGTTGATGATCGCCTGGAAGCAGCAGAAGGCCCGTGAGCAGGGGGCGTCCTGGCGGGATCGTCTCCTGGTCAAGACGGATCTCATCGGGTCAATGGGCAGCCGGTTCGCGAGCTTGGTCAATCGGGTGCTCGGATTGTCATGGGTTCGCAGCCTGCTCGATCAGGCGCTGGGGATTCATCGAGAGCGGCGACTCCTGCCGTTCCAGCGGGAGACGTTCGCGCGTTGGTGGGGACGGCGCCCTCCCGCCAACCAGCCGGCCAAGGCCCACGGGAAGGTGGCGCTCTTCGCCAGTTGTTTGGTGAATTATCAGGCCACGGACGTGGGACGAGCGACGGTCCAGGTGCTGGAGAAAAACGGCTATGAAGTGGTAGTTCCGGAGCAACGTTGTTGCGGCATGCCCTCATTCGACCTCGGGGATGTCGAGGCCATCCGACAGGCCGCGCGTGCGAACCTGCGCTCGCTCCGTCCGTTCGTCGACCAGGGGTATGATGTGGTGGTTCCCGTGCCGAGTTGCAGTCTGATGCTGAAACGGGAGTACCCCTATCTGTTACCGGGCGAGGACGCGGCCAAGGTCGCCGAACGCACGTTCGATGTGTGCGAGTACCTGATGCGGGCCAAACGGGCCGGCCGGTTGGCGACGGACTTCGTGCGAAAACCGGGCCGGGTGGCCTACCAGATTCCCTGCCACCTGCGGGACCAGAACATCGGCTTCAAGTCGAAGGAATTGATGGAAACGGCCGGCGCGCAGGTGGAGGTCATCGAACGTTGCTCCGGACACGACGGCAGTTGGGCGGCCAAGACGGAGTTCTTCGACCTTTCCATGAAGATCGCCAAGAAAGCGATCCGCGAGATCGATCAGGTGCCGGCCGATCTGGTTGCGTCCGATTGCCCGCTCGCAGGGTTGCAGTTGGATCAGGCCGGCAACGGGTTGCAGGCGTTTGCCGGCAAACGGACGCTCCATCCGATTCAGATCGTCCGCGACGCCTACGGGTTGCCGTCATGA
- a CDS encoding HU family DNA-binding protein: MAKSMTKSQIADHLANKAGITKKTAVQILEDLSALAYKEAKNTFVLPGIGKLVLANRKARMGRNPQTGEPIKIPAKRVVKFRVAKMAKDAILGKK, translated from the coding sequence ATGGCCAAATCGATGACGAAGTCGCAGATCGCCGATCACCTGGCAAACAAGGCGGGGATTACCAAGAAGACCGCCGTGCAGATCCTGGAGGATCTGTCCGCGCTGGCTTATAAGGAAGCCAAGAACACTTTCGTCCTCCCCGGGATTGGCAAGCTGGTGTTGGCCAACCGAAAGGCGCGCATGGGCCGCAATCCCCAGACCGGCGAACCCATCAAGATTCCGGCCAAGCGCGTGGTCAAGTTCCGGGTGGCCAAGATGGCGAAGGATGCGATTCTCGGCAAAAAGTAA
- a CDS encoding sigma-54-dependent Fis family transcriptional regulator: MTKNELNYEILLEVTNVLNLQRDWEGLWKAVTKQIQRVVPWDRAGILLYDPQQDGFRFYAVVTNAPPALRTDTIVPRVGSAMGWVYDHKQVHVRPNLHQQQVFLEDKYYLEEGLGRMINFPLLVHDECLGTLNIGSRQTGEPDPDDVKFLQLVATHIATAIAQVRAYEEIKRLSEQLKRQNEYLAEEVKLSRNFGTMVGQSPAFRHVLDLIRAVAPTSTTVLLLGETGTGKELLARAVHDGSPRHHKPFIRVNCAALPGGLVESELFGHERGAFTGASAQRPGRFELANGGTLFLDEIGEMPLEAQAKLLRVLQDGMVDRIGSTASVPVDVRIVAATNAHLQDAIKKGTFRSDLFYRLHVFPVSIPPLRERREDIPLLADHFLAQAAAKLKRRHLKLGRQSLERLLEYSWPGNVRELQSLIDRAVILSTGDTVEIDEAFFPKTSLSPAPSVPVLETTPTTLHQLEHEHIIAVLNRTGWRIYGPQGAAAQLGLNPETLRSKIRKLGLKKPSPTLST, encoded by the coding sequence ATGACCAAAAACGAACTGAATTATGAAATCCTTCTCGAAGTCACCAACGTCCTGAACTTGCAGCGCGATTGGGAGGGACTCTGGAAGGCCGTGACCAAGCAGATCCAGCGGGTCGTCCCCTGGGATCGCGCGGGCATCCTCCTGTACGACCCTCAACAGGACGGATTCCGTTTTTACGCCGTGGTGACCAACGCCCCGCCGGCCCTGCGCACCGATACGATCGTACCCCGCGTGGGGAGCGCCATGGGCTGGGTGTACGATCACAAGCAGGTGCATGTGCGGCCCAACCTGCATCAACAGCAGGTCTTCCTGGAGGACAAGTATTATCTGGAGGAAGGGCTCGGACGCATGATCAATTTCCCGCTCCTCGTCCACGACGAATGTCTCGGCACGCTGAACATCGGAAGCCGCCAGACCGGGGAGCCGGACCCGGACGACGTGAAGTTTCTCCAACTGGTCGCCACTCATATCGCCACCGCGATCGCCCAGGTTCGGGCGTACGAAGAGATCAAGCGCCTGAGCGAACAGCTCAAGCGGCAGAACGAATATCTGGCGGAAGAGGTCAAGCTGAGCCGGAATTTCGGGACGATGGTGGGCCAGTCCCCGGCATTCCGCCATGTGCTTGATCTCATTCGGGCCGTCGCCCCCACCTCCACGACCGTCCTGTTGCTGGGCGAAACGGGGACCGGCAAGGAACTCCTGGCCAGGGCCGTCCACGACGGAAGCCCGCGCCATCACAAACCGTTCATCCGCGTGAACTGCGCCGCCCTGCCCGGCGGGCTGGTCGAGAGCGAACTGTTCGGCCATGAGCGAGGCGCCTTTACCGGCGCCAGTGCCCAGCGACCAGGCCGCTTCGAACTGGCCAACGGCGGGACGCTGTTTCTGGACGAGATCGGGGAAATGCCGCTGGAGGCCCAGGCCAAGCTGCTGCGCGTCCTGCAGGACGGCATGGTCGATCGCATCGGGAGCACCGCGTCGGTCCCCGTCGACGTCCGCATCGTGGCGGCCACCAACGCCCATCTCCAGGACGCGATCAAGAAGGGAACGTTTCGCTCGGATCTCTTCTACCGCCTGCACGTGTTCCCGGTCTCGATCCCTCCGCTTCGGGAACGGCGGGAGGACATACCGCTGCTGGCGGATCATTTCCTTGCGCAAGCGGCCGCCAAACTGAAGCGGCGCCACTTGAAACTGGGCCGCCAGTCGCTGGAACGGCTGCTGGAATATAGCTGGCCGGGCAACGTCCGCGAATTGCAGAGCCTGATCGACCGGGCGGTTATTCTCTCGACCGGCGACACCGTCGAGATCGACGAGGCCTTCTTCCCGAAAACCTCTCTCTCGCCGGCCCCCTCGGTTCCGGTATTGGAGACGACACCAACGACCTTGCACCAGCTTGAGCATGAGCACATTATCGCCGTCTTAAATAGAACCGGCTGGCGGATCTACGGTCCCCAAGGCGCTGCCGCCCAATTGGGTCTGAATCCGGAAACGCTGCGGAGCAAGATCCGCAAACTGGGTCTCAAAAAACCCTCCCCGACCCTCTCCACCTGA
- a CDS encoding 6-carboxytetrahydropterin synthase encodes MSEVLLTKGIEFAAAHRYVREEWSEARNREVFGACYNDPGHGHNYFLEVTVAGEVDRQTGMVVNLYDLKIVLKQVLEEFDHKHLNLDTPYFKDRIPTTENIARVLWRCLERHRNIGRLHRVKLIEDEDLAAVVRGSRGLDRAAVTRRYSVLWEAGRSRRSARHDPRAYDYDLFITLEGAIDEATGMVTDLRRLDQLVQEQALPGFRSAPPSMTGEQLAQRAWQLLAPHLTGARLELVRLVESRDLFYEYSGNGPV; translated from the coding sequence ATGTCGGAGGTGCTGTTAACCAAAGGGATCGAGTTTGCCGCGGCGCACCGCTATGTGCGCGAGGAATGGAGCGAGGCCAGAAACCGCGAGGTCTTCGGAGCCTGTTATAACGATCCGGGCCACGGCCATAACTATTTTCTCGAGGTGACGGTGGCCGGAGAAGTCGATCGCCAGACCGGCATGGTCGTGAACCTCTACGATTTGAAAATCGTGCTCAAGCAGGTGCTCGAAGAGTTCGACCATAAGCACCTGAACCTGGACACGCCCTACTTCAAGGACCGCATTCCCACGACCGAGAACATTGCGCGGGTCTTGTGGCGCTGCCTCGAACGTCATCGCAATATCGGCCGGCTGCACAGGGTCAAGCTCATCGAAGATGAGGACCTGGCCGCCGTCGTCCGCGGCTCCCGCGGCCTTGACCGCGCCGCAGTCACGAGACGCTACAGTGTGTTGTGGGAGGCAGGCCGGAGCCGTCGATCAGCCAGGCATGACCCTCGCGCCTATGACTACGACCTCTTCATCACGCTGGAGGGGGCGATCGACGAGGCCACCGGCATGGTCACGGATCTTCGCCGCCTCGACCAACTCGTGCAGGAACAGGCCCTTCCCGGTTTTCGATCTGCTCCGCCATCCATGACCGGCGAGCAACTCGCCCAGCGGGCCTGGCAATTGCTCGCTCCGCACCTGACCGGCGCACGACTCGAACTGGTTCGGTTGGTGGAATCTCGCGACCTGTTCTACGAGTACAGCGGGAACGGACCGGTCTGA
- the erpA gene encoding iron-sulfur cluster insertion protein ErpA, producing the protein MVTITDTAENKIRELMKEEPDVEGLRIYVRGGGCHGYQYGMAFESKIGEDDTIIEKGGIKVIMDPQSAPLLNGAEVDYVDSLQGSGFSIKNPQAKTTCGCGSSFSA; encoded by the coding sequence ATGGTCACCATCACCGATACCGCGGAGAATAAGATTCGGGAACTCATGAAGGAAGAGCCGGATGTGGAGGGCCTGCGCATCTATGTTCGAGGCGGAGGCTGTCACGGCTATCAGTACGGCATGGCCTTCGAATCCAAAATCGGCGAAGACGATACGATCATCGAAAAGGGCGGCATCAAGGTCATTATGGACCCGCAAAGCGCCCCGCTCCTGAACGGAGCGGAGGTGGATTATGTGGACAGCCTGCAGGGGTCCGGGTTTTCGATCAAGAATCCGCAGGCCAAGACGACCTGCGGTTGCGGCAGTTCCTTCAGCGCGTAA
- a CDS encoding MoaD/ThiS family protein → MVTITLMGQLQTEDGERDFTCEVPGPLSVKQLIQRQGMTLRPVLQLLREKKVLVTVNKKIASEDSLVNDGDAVRLVGHDGMGGTGLGPSSFY, encoded by the coding sequence ATGGTCACGATTACCCTCATGGGACAACTGCAAACCGAGGATGGGGAACGGGATTTCACCTGCGAAGTCCCCGGCCCGCTCAGCGTCAAACAGCTTATTCAGCGCCAGGGCATGACCTTGCGCCCCGTGCTGCAATTATTGCGCGAGAAGAAAGTGCTTGTCACCGTGAACAAAAAGATCGCCAGCGAGGATTCGCTGGTCAACGATGGAGACGCCGTTCGCCTCGTGGGACACGACGGCATGGGAGGCACGGGGCTCGGACCGTCCTCTTTTTACTAA
- a CDS encoding DUF3501 family protein encodes MKALTREQLIPYEEYERQREAFRRRIIPLKARRRLSIGDKVTLLFENRDTLQFQVQEMIRAERIVDPDKVQEELEVYNALLPGPGELSATLFIEVTESADIKRDLDAFQGIDRGRTVSLVAGPEAVFGEFEGGHSKEDKISAVHFVRFRPSPRFIEILQRGVTPVSIRVDHSAYRAEALAPREMQQEWLADLTGE; translated from the coding sequence ATGAAGGCGCTGACCAGGGAGCAGCTCATCCCCTACGAGGAATACGAACGCCAGCGGGAGGCGTTTCGCCGGCGGATTATCCCGCTGAAGGCCCGGCGCCGGCTTTCGATCGGCGACAAGGTCACGCTTCTCTTTGAAAATCGAGACACCCTCCAATTTCAGGTGCAGGAGATGATCCGGGCCGAGCGGATCGTCGATCCCGACAAGGTGCAGGAGGAGCTGGAAGTCTACAATGCGCTGCTGCCCGGACCTGGCGAACTCAGCGCCACGCTCTTCATCGAGGTGACAGAGTCCGCCGACATCAAGCGGGACCTCGATGCGTTTCAAGGCATCGATCGAGGCCGGACGGTTTCGCTGGTGGCAGGCCCGGAGGCCGTCTTCGGCGAATTCGAAGGCGGGCACAGCAAGGAAGACAAGATCAGCGCGGTGCATTTCGTCCGATTTCGTCCAAGTCCCCGATTTATTGAGATCTTGCAGCGAGGAGTGACGCCCGTGTCCATTCGGGTGGACCATTCAGCCTATCGGGCTGAGGCCTTGGCGCCTCGGGAGATGCAACAAGAATGGCTGGCTGATTTGACCGGTGAGTGA
- a CDS encoding YkgJ family cysteine cluster protein yields MSVYHEGLIRLTGQADLWFQRARASLSGAIPCGKGCHCCCIGPFAITRLDVDRLQEALPRLPAEERRTIHEAAARQVAAMERAFPALRQSPSLDQWDDRAIDSLVAQFGSLPCPALHPDGSCKVYKARPLTCRLMGIPVDEDGLVRSACEVQTSVPLVRLTPSFRREEHRLAELEATLLSVRKVESDAPSQQGEEVMLPYGFLDQQ; encoded by the coding sequence TTGTCCGTCTATCACGAAGGCCTCATCCGACTGACCGGACAGGCGGACCTGTGGTTTCAGCGGGCGCGGGCCTCGCTATCCGGCGCGATCCCCTGCGGGAAAGGTTGCCATTGCTGCTGTATCGGTCCCTTCGCCATCACGCGATTGGACGTGGATCGGCTGCAAGAGGCGCTCCCCCGTTTGCCGGCGGAGGAGCGTCGGACGATACACGAGGCGGCGGCCCGTCAGGTGGCAGCCATGGAACGGGCCTTTCCCGCCTTGCGGCAATCCCCTTCGCTTGACCAGTGGGATGATCGGGCGATCGATTCCCTCGTCGCGCAGTTCGGCTCCCTCCCCTGTCCGGCGCTCCATCCCGACGGGAGTTGCAAGGTCTATAAAGCCCGACCGTTGACCTGTCGCCTCATGGGCATTCCGGTGGACGAAGACGGGCTGGTGCGGAGCGCCTGCGAGGTCCAAACATCCGTGCCGCTCGTCCGCCTAACACCATCGTTCCGCCGAGAAGAGCATCGACTGGCCGAACTCGAAGCGACCTTGCTGTCGGTCCGGAAGGTTGAGTCGGATGCCCCGTCACAACAAGGCGAGGAAGTCATGCTCCCCTATGGTTTCCTCGATCAGCAATGA
- a CDS encoding IS5 family transposase: protein MLPRWELRAGENGGANVGPTKRGKGTKWMVLVDGAGTPLGAYLDSASPAEGRLLDATLDTIAVTRPHRPGRPRKRPERLIADRGYDSNAARALLVRRGIEPIIPARANNQRATPQDGRKVRRYRRRWIVERTIGWLGNFRRLTVRDDRLMDTYGGFFHLACALITLRKVLK from the coding sequence GTGCTTCCTCGATGGGAGCTTCGCGCCGGCGAAAACGGGGGCGCCAACGTCGGGCCGACCAAGCGCGGCAAGGGCACAAAATGGATGGTATTGGTCGATGGCGCGGGTACTCCGTTGGGAGCATACCTGGATTCGGCGTCCCCGGCGGAGGGCCGGCTCCTCGACGCGACGCTCGACACGATCGCCGTGACACGCCCGCATCGGCCGGGGCGGCCCCGCAAGCGGCCGGAGCGGCTGATTGCGGACCGGGGATATGACAGCAATGCCGCCCGGGCCCTGTTGGTCCGTCGCGGGATTGAGCCGATCATTCCGGCCAGGGCCAATAACCAGCGGGCCACCCCTCAGGACGGGCGCAAGGTGCGCCGCTACCGGCGCCGCTGGATCGTGGAGCGCACGATCGGCTGGCTGGGCAACTTCCGGCGACTGACCGTCCGGGATGATCGCCTGATGGACACTTATGGGGGCTTCTTTCATCTGGCCTGTGCCCTGATCACGCTTCGGAAGGTTTTGAAATGA
- a CDS encoding HNH endonuclease, producing MPKCGFDFGKRYGRIGIGYAQVHHLRPLSSVPAKGVKSKLSHLAIVCANCHVMIHHGGQCRPLKNLIAQ from the coding sequence GTGCCTAAGTGTGGATTCGACTTTGGTAAGCGATATGGAAGGATTGGAATTGGATATGCGCAAGTCCACCATCTACGACCGTTGAGTTCGGTGCCAGCCAAGGGTGTGAAGAGCAAACTTAGCCATTTAGCTATAGTCTGTGCAAATTGTCACGTCATGATCCATCACGGCGGCCAATGCAGGCCACTAAAGAATTTGATTGCTCAATGA